One Triticum dicoccoides isolate Atlit2015 ecotype Zavitan chromosome 4B, WEW_v2.0, whole genome shotgun sequence genomic window carries:
- the LOC119296214 gene encoding uroporphyrinogen decarboxylase yields MATAWPPLSLPSTSLLRRTTRAGPARQPLPSVRCSAVGEAVAEAAVAGTAEEPLLVSAIKGKKVERPPVWLMRQAGRYMKSYQNLCEKYPLFRERSENVDLVVEISLQPWKVFKPDGVILFSDILTPLPGMNIPFDIVKGKGPVIYDPLRTAAAVNEVREFVPEEWVPYVGQALNLLRGEVKNEAAVLGFVGAPFTLASYCVEGGSSKNFSKIKRMAFAEPAILHNLLQKFTTSMASYIKYQADNGAQAVQIFDSWATELSPVDFEEFSLPYLKQIVDSVKETHPDLPLILYASGSGGLLERLPLTGVDVVSLDWTVDMAEGRKRLGSNIAVQGNVDPGVLFGSKEFITKRIYDTVQKAGSEGHVLNLGHGIKVGTPEENVAHFFEVAKGIRY; encoded by the exons ATGGCGACCGCGTGGCCGCCCCTCTCGCTGCCGTCCACTTCCCTCCTCCGCAGGACAACCCGCGCTGGCCCCGCCCGCCAGCCGCTCCCCTCCGTCCGCTGCAGTGCCGTCGGAG AGGCTGTTGCGGAGGCGGCTGTGGCCGGGACGGCGGAGGAGCCACTGCTGGTGAGTGCAATCAAGGGGAAGAAGGTGGAGAGGCCGCCTGTCTGGCTCATGAGGCAGGCCGGGAGGTACATGAAG AGCTATCAAAATCTCTGCGAGAAATATCCTTTGTTCCGTGAAAGATCAGAAAATGTTGACCTTGTTGTTGAGATCTCTCTGCAGCCATGGAAGGTTTTCAAGCCTGATGGA GTTATCTTGTTCTCGGATATCCTTACTCCACTTCCTGGGATGAACATACCTTTTGACATTGTGAAAGGAAAAGGTCCAGTGATATATGATCCCTTGAGAACAGCAGCGGCTGTGAACGAAGTCAGGGAATTCGTTCCAGAGGAGTGGGTCCCTTATGTAGGACAGGCTTTAAATTTGCTGCGAGGAGAG GTTAAGAATGAAGCTGCTGTGCTTGGTTTTGTTGGAGCCCCCTTTACCTTGGCATCTTATTGCGTGGAGGGAGGTTCGTccaagaatttctcaaagattaagAGAATGGCCTTCGCAGAACCAGCG ATTCTACATAATTTGCTACAGAAGTTTACAACTTCCATGGCTAGCTACATTAAATACCAAGCTGACAATGGCGCCCAGGCTGTCCAAATTTTTGACTCATGGGCTACAGAACTCAGCCCAGTTGATTTTGAGGAATTCAGCTTGCCATATCTTAAGCAAATCGTGGATTCTGTTAAGGAAACACATCCTGACTTACCTCTGATATTATATGCAAGCGGATCTGGTGGATTGCTGGAAAGGCTTCCGTTGACAGGTGTTGATGTTGTTAGTTTGGACTGGACAGTTGATATGGCCGAGGGTAGGAAACGATTGGGATCCAACATAGCAGTTCAAGGGAACGTGGACCCTGGTGTTCTTTTTGGATCCAAAGAGTTCATAACCAAGCGGATTTACGACACCGTGCAGAAGGCTGGTAGTGAAGGACATGTGTTGAACCTTGGTCATGGCATTAAGGTGGGGACTCCCGAGGAAAATGTTGCCCATTTCTTTGAGGTCGCAAAAGGGATCAGATACTGA